The DNA segment GGCAATATGTGGTGTtccatgtaggcctacattccagagttttggaaaaaaacatgcaggtcttatccacttgtccttcttGCATCAACCaggtgttgtttgatgcaagaaaccactttacaaaataaaatgcattattattcccataccattattacagcgagtcagacaaattatgctacccacTGCTTATTGGCTACTTAatttattcaagcctgtctcaaaatacaacaccaCCCCTTTAACACAGGGGGAAAAACTCTTTACCTGATTTGCTTTTCAAGGGAAAAGTTGATCgtgttaactaaaggggaaaactaGAAAGTTGAGTGGAGTTCAATCTCATGCTTCTCAGTGctggctgatatttcttctgacCGCAATCCTGGGTGAGCAGCGCGCCCGCGCACGTGCGCAGTTTGGAGGGAACATTGCCCGTGACACTCATattttcccattgactgcaatgtaCCGAGAAAGGTAACAGATTATTTTATTATAGTGGTTAAAATTGACTTTCATGTCTGGTACTTAAGGAAGAATGCACGGAAACAggaagtagagtagagtagtcatGCACGCAGACAACAGCTAAAAACAACGTCACGCTTCAGCCTCGGAAAATATTTGTAAGTTCAATTCAATAACGCTGCTTGTGATGATAATATTGTTATTGATAGAATAGCTGACTTATCAATGTTAGTTGGTTACATTTACTCACGCAAATTGACTTGCCTTTCATGTTTGCGGTCAGCTGTATTAGTTTGCTCGTGCGTCATGTATGCGAATTGTAAAACATACAATTGTTACTGTTTCTAACGTTAGTGTAATATGCTTTGTTATTGTACAGAGGTGTTTGCACATTAATAAAGTAATGAAAGGAGTTGGCTAGTTTCTACTCATATGGTAATTGTCTCTCTGGTTTGGCGTCATGCCAGACATGGTACCTAGTCACGCGCTTTGCATTTATGCAACTTCGACTtgaaatgtataatgtacagttaCAGTATGTCCATGTGATTTGAATACTAAAGTAtattcttttctgtattttgcagTTCAACAACATAAACGTTTTCAATATATTCTCTAAAGAAAAGTCACGCCTTGGGAGTTTTATTGAAGACTCCGTTATTAGCGATCTGTCGAGTTTTGCATGGGAACGCAATTCCAGGGCAGAATAACTGTGTTCACTGACACTCACTTGTCCAGGAAACTCAGGGACATCCACAATAATTACTCGACTGCCCAACTATGAAGTAAGTACTCTGTAAATAAAAATCCACAACAAAACAGCAGATCCAATCGTTTTCAATGTAAAATAACTAAATGTAGATGGGTGATGGACTTGTCACATTAAATATTGATGCTTAATagtgtggctcagctggtagagaaTGGCGCTTGGAGGTTCGCCTGCGTTGTGGGTTTGATACGCataggggaccagtatgaaaaagtacaaaaatgtatgcagtcactactgtaagtcactctggataagagtgtctgctaaaatgttaaCAAAGTTTAATGTTGGGCAATTCCATGAAACGAAATTACGCTGCAACTACAATTTTTCACTttgaaatgtatgccaaacaaaaacccatTGATTTCatagtttaacaaaccatacaactctatgcacaatgtcTACTTtgaacaataaaataaataaaaaacatttactgGAAAAACTATGCAGATGCACATTTCTGTAAAGTtacagtaaaatctccctcagatTTATTCTGTTGCCAAACATTATCTGCACAAGTTTAACTTTTTCAAAGTAGTCCTTGTTCATAGTTGTATGATTTGttcaactttgaaatcaatggtttttgtttggtttgttggtattttaaagtgaaaaatctgagtcccAATGTAATtacgttaccatggaattgccctgtTCAAACCCATGTTTTAACCAGCCCTACTCAGACAGTCCTGAGGACTAAACTGGAGAAGCTGGAGTGTCACTTCACCTGGGGGCTGGAGGTCAGCAGGTACAAGCTGCTCAGTATCAGAGATCACCTGGAGGACATTGGCAGTGATGAGAGCTATCCATGGCTGGGTCAGAAGTACAACTTGTGGGCTTATGTACACCACACCCTGGGCTCCACTGACATGGCCCTGCAGTGCCTCAGTAATAAGGCAGAAGAGGCCTTTCACCAAAACAGTCCTTTAGACACAATGGGTCCTTGGCTGCTGGTCCACTATGGAAACCTAGCCTGGGTTCACTATCACCTGGATAACCAGGCAGAGAGCCAGGGGTATGTGACAAAGGTCGAGGCACTGATACGGGATTACCCCTCACCGTCCCAGGGAGAACTGCACCCCGAGGTATGTGCTGAAAAAGCCTGGACCCTCATGAAGTTTGGCCAGGACAAAAGACAGAAAGCGATAGAGTACTTCCAAATGGCTATTAGGATGGAGCCTGGGAGAAAGGAGTGGCAATCGAGCCACGTCTTGGCCCTAGACTCAGTTATCTTTTCTAAAAGGCAGGCGTCTGAGTTTCTAGAGAAGTTGAGACTTGCCAAGGAACATGATCCAGACAACTTGTATGTAGCAAGTGTTTACCTGTTAAGACTTGGCAGGATTGGCCAGGTGAGAAGAGAGGAAGCACAATGGCTAGCGAAGCAAATTTTAAAGAAGCCTGTCAGCTGCTATAATGGTATTAGACCCTTACTTTGCTTTTACAGGCAATATTTTTCACATGATGATGCTATTGACCTTGCACACAAGGCTCTGGAAAGACATCCAAATGTGCGTTACCTGAAAAAGCGGCTGGCAAAGTCCTACAAACAGAAAATCAATTCAGGAGGTAGATGGTCTAAGGGTGACAGTTTGAGCCAGAGCTTGATCAACAAAGCCATCAGTGTCTATATGGAAGTGGTCTTACTTTACCCAGAGACGTCAATTAAGGTCAAACTGGAGCTTGCAAGCATCTACGCAAAATCAAGAATTGACAAGAGGGAATTAGCCAATCAGATCTATGAGGAATTACTCGCCAGCGTACAGGAGCCATCCAAGTTACAGTTGCTCTACAACCAATACGCTACATACCTGTATTCCTCCATTAAGGATTACAATGGATCAATTGATTATCACAAGAAGGCAGCAGAAATACCAAATTCTAACAAATATGGTAGGAAAAGTATAAACATTTTGAGGAAGATcagagaagagggggggggggggggggggggaatttaaGATGTGCAGAAATCCAGGAATTTCTTGCAAACTAATGGGAAAATGTTAGTGTGTCCACATAACGGAGCATGTGACTAACCTTGTGAAACGTCCAATTATCATCTCCTGTTCTTGGGAGTGTAATCCTGTGTCCTTGTATAGATAAAAACGGAACAGAGTCCCGCCCAAGAACAATGTGATATCACTCAAAGCTTTGGACTTGACTGTACACTGCACTTTGTAactgttattctctctgagcTCAGAAATAAAATCTTGGTTCGACATGGACTCcaggggcctgttgcacaaaactaggataagggattaagccaggatatcttggtgatcctggctcaattgatccgtaatccggttgcactaaagatggatagggggcaggaggatatgttatggtataaattaccatggagatttattctgtggagctagcctgctccagaccaggctaaattccaggatctatttaatctcatccctaatgtcagtcagcagtcaccacaaatggaaaccaatagttatttcactgctcactatacattgttatcacatataactagacccactgtcattatttaaacgtttgtgatcattaatttcaatgattttggataaaaaataatttttagattatgttgctatcattagataatttacagtttcccatagactataaggctatatataaaatgatagaatattagggccacagaggggaaaaaaacacaagtaataatattgtaaccggttgttttaaaggaggacagttgttaaaatgacagatgtggggcattgtgaaattgtacttcagtatggtttcataaacaaagacatgctgatgtgccagaatattaagtatcacattgtcataagtatcaaaactgtaaaaacaatatgtagcttttctgcagaaagaaccagcctcaaatttatgactttatcctttttcttcagtgtggccctagtactctgtcatataaacaaatacacattccatatgaatataaaaacacaatgtgtaacattatgttcctttattgaataaggacaaaacaaagcaggtaaaccatcagctcctttcgaaactgaagtcacagtgactacaagatggaaagcacagaatccaagcatattatacaaaatga comes from the Salmo trutta chromosome 4, fSalTru1.1, whole genome shotgun sequence genome and includes:
- the LOC115192208 gene encoding interferon-induced protein with tetratricopeptide repeats 2, which codes for MNPTQTVLRTKLEKLECHFTWGLEVSRYKLLSIRDHLEDIGSDESYPWLGQKYNLWAYVHHTLGSTDMALQCLSNKAEEAFHQNSPLDTMGPWLLVHYGNLAWVHYHLDNQAESQGYVTKVEALIRDYPSPSQGELHPEVCAEKAWTLMKFGQDKRQKAIEYFQMAIRMEPGRKEWQSSHVLALDSVIFSKRQASEFLEKLRLAKEHDPDNLYVASVYLLRLGRIGQVRREEAQWLAKQILKKPVSCYNGIRPLLCFYRQYFSHDDAIDLAHKALERHPNVRYLKKRLAKSYKQKINSGGRWSKGDSLSQSLINKAISVYMEVVLLYPETSIKVKLELASIYAKSRIDKRELANQIYEELLASVQEPSKLQLLYNQYATYLYSSIKDYNGSIDYHKKAAEIPNSNKYGRKSINILRKIREEGGGGGGGI